Proteins co-encoded in one Acidobacteriota bacterium genomic window:
- a CDS encoding 1-deoxy-D-xylulose-5-phosphate reductoisomerase, producing the protein MKKLAILGSTGSIGTSTLSICESFPDRYKPIALAAGRNVDVAFAQCERWHPQVISIATEELAAKLQLRLKAAGISGIEVVYGTAGTVLVATLSEVDFVVSAIVGVAGLEATYAAVKAGKTIGLANKECLVAAGELIMAAAKEHNVALLPIDSEHNAVHQCMRGGTPAEVRQIWLTASGGPFRNTPLADFEHITPAQALKHPTWVMGQRITIDSATMMNKGFEVIEACRLFSLPPAEVRVTIHPQSTVHSLVEFIDGSILAQISVTDMRLPILYALAYPERVDASSAPGLHFDLAALSQLDFSAPDLVRFPCLRLAYESAEAGGKACIALNAADEIAVAAFLEGRIPFLGIPRTIEQVLMQTPGGRPTSIHEVLEADIAARTTARNVIAHQLTGVR; encoded by the coding sequence GTGAAAAAGCTCGCCATCCTCGGTTCGACCGGCTCCATCGGTACCTCTACTCTTTCCATCTGCGAATCCTTCCCCGACCGTTACAAGCCCATTGCGCTGGCGGCTGGCCGGAATGTCGACGTAGCATTTGCCCAGTGTGAGCGCTGGCATCCGCAGGTTATCTCTATCGCTACCGAGGAGCTCGCGGCAAAGCTGCAATTGCGTTTGAAGGCCGCCGGTATTAGCGGTATTGAAGTCGTCTACGGCACCGCCGGTACAGTCCTCGTCGCTACGCTCTCTGAAGTCGACTTCGTCGTCTCCGCCATCGTCGGAGTCGCCGGCCTTGAAGCCACCTATGCGGCAGTCAAAGCAGGCAAGACCATCGGCCTCGCCAACAAGGAGTGCCTGGTCGCCGCCGGTGAACTGATCATGGCAGCGGCGAAGGAGCACAACGTTGCGCTGCTCCCCATCGACTCCGAGCACAACGCCGTCCACCAGTGCATGAGGGGGGGGACTCCTGCCGAGGTCCGGCAGATATGGCTTACGGCTTCAGGTGGTCCCTTCCGCAATACTCCGCTGGCCGACTTTGAACACATCACCCCGGCGCAGGCGCTCAAGCATCCGACGTGGGTGATGGGACAGCGCATCACCATCGACTCGGCGACGATGATGAACAAGGGCTTCGAGGTGATCGAGGCCTGCCGCCTCTTCTCTCTCCCACCTGCCGAGGTCCGCGTCACCATCCACCCGCAGTCGACGGTTCACTCGCTGGTGGAGTTCATCGACGGCAGCATCCTGGCGCAGATCTCTGTGACGGACATGCGGCTGCCGATCCTCTATGCTCTGGCCTACCCTGAGCGGGTCGATGCCTCCTCTGCCCCAGGTCTGCACTTCGACCTCGCCGCGTTGAGCCAACTGGACTTCTCCGCTCCCGACCTCGTCCGCTTCCCCTGCCTGCGGCTCGCCTATGAGTCCGCCGAGGCCGGTGGAAAAGCCTGTATCGCTTTGAATGCAGCAGATGAGATCGCCGTCGCGGCATTCCTCGAAGGGCGTATCCCCTTCCTCGGCATTCCACGTACAATAGAGCAGGTGCTGATGCAAACGCCGGGTGGCCGTCCAACGTCTATCCATGAGGTTCTCGAAGCGGATATTGCTGCGCGAACTACTGCGCGTAATGTGATTGCCCATCAGCTCACCGGTGTACGATAA
- a CDS encoding CDP-archaeol synthase, which translates to MKRILTATVLIVAVFALIFFGQLWMITLAAAIVAELAVYEYLKLAAVGAEANGAHLRIPVWWMAIATAIAFIVTLPNFPVDAQLPVLSGLTLILFAWNGFRAPLIQVLPDTAQGLFGLIWIAYPLTLVPLLWKQENGPALVVFLMVCVWAGDIAALYIGKAFGKHKLAPRLSPGKTWEGSIASIAGSIAAAGLVIWIGDVLTARGNLILHITEPVWQTLVLAAVLNIAAQLGDLLESAIKRGAGVKDSGTMLPGHGGILDRIDALLLAAPVLWFALVIKDYLGLGRF; encoded by the coding sequence ATGAAGCGAATCCTCACCGCCACCGTTCTGATCGTTGCCGTCTTTGCGCTGATCTTCTTCGGCCAGCTTTGGATGATTACCCTGGCCGCCGCCATCGTCGCCGAGCTAGCCGTCTATGAGTACCTCAAGCTGGCCGCCGTCGGAGCAGAAGCAAATGGAGCGCACCTGCGTATCCCGGTCTGGTGGATGGCCATCGCTACCGCAATCGCCTTCATCGTTACCCTTCCCAACTTCCCCGTCGACGCACAGCTTCCCGTCCTCAGCGGGCTCACCCTGATTCTTTTTGCGTGGAACGGATTCCGCGCCCCCCTCATTCAGGTTCTGCCCGATACTGCGCAGGGGTTATTCGGTCTGATCTGGATCGCCTACCCCCTCACGCTCGTTCCTCTGCTCTGGAAGCAGGAGAACGGCCCCGCGCTCGTCGTCTTCCTGATGGTCTGCGTGTGGGCAGGCGACATCGCCGCGCTCTACATTGGTAAGGCCTTCGGCAAGCACAAGCTCGCCCCCCGCCTGAGCCCCGGCAAGACGTGGGAGGGGTCCATTGCCTCCATCGCAGGCAGCATCGCCGCCGCAGGACTCGTCATCTGGATCGGCGACGTACTCACAGCACGTGGCAACCTGATACTGCACATCACCGAACCGGTCTGGCAGACACTCGTTCTCGCAGCTGTGCTGAACATCGCCGCCCAACTCGGCGATCTGCTGGAATCCGCCATAAAGCGCGGCGCAGGAGTGAAAGACTCTGGCACCATGCTTCCCGGCCACGGAGGCATCCTCGACCGCATCGATGCCCTGCTGCTGGCCGCACCGGTGCTCTGGTTCGCTCTTGTGATCAAGGACTATTTGGGGCTCGGGCGTTTCTAA
- a CDS encoding PadR family transcriptional regulator, which yields MRYQYQHEHFRGFRGGEDFHGMKEQLRERFCTNFGDFGRGRHGGRGGRGPWGGRMFGSGDLRYVILQLISEKPSHGYEIIKSIQERLGGTYAPSPGVVYPMLTMLEEMGHIAGSAEGSRKQYTITEEGAKALAENKTMVDALFSRIENLRQEYARQRPQQIERAVENLRMALRMKMGSLTTEQINAVTDIIDAAAKQIERV from the coding sequence ATGAGATACCAATATCAACATGAACACTTTAGAGGGTTCCGCGGCGGAGAAGACTTCCACGGGATGAAAGAACAACTGCGGGAGAGATTCTGCACAAACTTTGGCGACTTCGGCCGAGGACGGCATGGTGGCAGGGGGGGGAGGGGCCCGTGGGGCGGACGGATGTTCGGCTCGGGCGACCTGCGCTACGTCATCCTGCAACTGATCTCCGAGAAGCCGAGCCACGGATACGAGATCATCAAATCGATCCAGGAGCGCCTGGGCGGAACGTATGCTCCTAGCCCCGGTGTGGTCTACCCCATGCTGACCATGCTCGAGGAGATGGGCCACATCGCCGGTTCTGCCGAAGGCTCGCGCAAGCAATACACCATCACGGAAGAGGGAGCGAAGGCTCTGGCAGAGAACAAGACCATGGTCGATGCGCTGTTCTCCCGGATCGAGAACCTGCGCCAGGAGTATGCGCGCCAGAGGCCGCAGCAGATCGAGCGCGCTGTGGAAAACCTGCGGATGGCGTTGCGGATGAAGATGGGCTCGTTGACGACAGAGCAGATCAACGCCGTCACGGACATCATCGACGCGGCGGCGAAGCAGATAGAGAGGGTATAG
- a CDS encoding DUF3861 domain-containing protein — translation MNSYRYRVTVEKLNDAKGQPVHGESLSFYAANHDDILAIVKRLESRLPFDAGTAASLGVGLKLFGEVVLTHRNDPMFAAISPALG, via the coding sequence ATGAACTCGTACCGTTACCGAGTCACGGTGGAAAAGCTGAACGATGCGAAAGGGCAACCCGTGCATGGCGAGAGCCTGAGCTTTTACGCGGCCAACCATGACGACATCCTGGCGATTGTAAAGAGGTTGGAATCGAGGCTTCCGTTCGACGCCGGCACGGCTGCCTCACTTGGCGTCGGCCTGAAGCTGTTTGGCGAGGTGGTGCTCACTCATCGCAACGATCCAATGTTTGCCGCGATAAGTCCTGCGCTTGGTTAG